The following proteins come from a genomic window of Amphiura filiformis chromosome 16, Afil_fr2py, whole genome shotgun sequence:
- the LOC140135837 gene encoding BTB/POZ domain-containing protein kctd15-like isoform X1, producing MVTDCTKYPEFTCLGITRPRAFKAWCSSPPHHCKAHVMSSLSPNSNSGTPPPTSQSAVPTSGSSSIATNNNNGSGSSSHPSGVPRVAANSRFTAPVHIDVGGQIYTSSLETLTRYSDSKLGKLFNGSIPIVLDSLKQHYFIDRDGHLFRHILNFMRSSRLLLPDSFDEYEALYEEARYYELGDMMDVIEGMKNVKATKQKEKGVTVKTELGAGGDCIIVHTTPDCGERISLSGDKNLIHELFPEVGSVICNSSNTGWTQESNYVIRFPLNGYCKLNTVQVLQRLMQCGFGVIASCGGGIEGSQFSEYVMSRSPGC from the exons ATGGTCACTGACTGTACTAAATATCCCGAGTTCACTTGTCTCGGGATCACCAGGCCGAGAGCGTTTAAA GCTTGGTGTTCTTCACCGCCGCATCATTGCAAAGCTCATGTTATGTCGTCGCTATCACCGAACAGCAATTCGGGAACGCCACCCCCGACCTCTCAATCAGCAGTACCGACATCGGGTAGCTCAAGCATTGCGACCAATAACAACAATGGCTCTGGATCATCTTCTCATCCATCTGGAGTACCGAGAGTAGCAGCTAATAGCCGATTTACCGCTCCAGTGCACATTGATGTAGGTGGTCAGATCTATACGTCTTCACTGGAGACTTTGACAAGGTACTCGGATTCCAAATTGGGGAAGCTTTTTAATGGTTCTATCCCCATTGTGCTGGATAGTCTCAAGCAGCATTACTTCATCGACAGAGATGGTCATCTGTTTAGACACATTCTGAATTTCATGCGGTCATCGCGTCTGTTGTTACCCGATTCCTTCGATGAATATGAAGCACTTTATGAGGAAGCTCGATATTATGAACTTGGCGATATGATGGATGTGATTGAGGGTATGAAAAATGTAAAAGCGACCAAACAGAAAGAGAAAGGAGTTACTGTGAAGACAGAATTAGGCGCAGGAGGAGATTGTATCATTGTACACACTACCCCTGACTGTGGTGAAAGAATAAGTCTCAGCGGCGATAAGAACCTCATACACGAGCTCTTCCCAGAGGTGGGCAGCGTAATCTGTAATTCATCAAACACAGGCTGGACACAAGAGTCTAATTATGTGATTCGATTTCCTTTGAATGGGTACTGTAAATTGAACACTGTACAAGTATTGCAGCGCCTCATGCAATGTGGCTTTGGTGTGATTGCGTCATGTGGTGGCGGTATCGAAGGTTCACAATTCAGTGAATACGTCATGAGCAGAAGTCCTGGATGCTGA
- the LOC140135837 gene encoding BTB/POZ domain-containing protein kctd15-like isoform X2 produces the protein MSSLSPNSNSGTPPPTSQSAVPTSGSSSIATNNNNGSGSSSHPSGVPRVAANSRFTAPVHIDVGGQIYTSSLETLTRYSDSKLGKLFNGSIPIVLDSLKQHYFIDRDGHLFRHILNFMRSSRLLLPDSFDEYEALYEEARYYELGDMMDVIEGMKNVKATKQKEKGVTVKTELGAGGDCIIVHTTPDCGERISLSGDKNLIHELFPEVGSVICNSSNTGWTQESNYVIRFPLNGYCKLNTVQVLQRLMQCGFGVIASCGGGIEGSQFSEYVMSRSPGC, from the coding sequence ATGTCGTCGCTATCACCGAACAGCAATTCGGGAACGCCACCCCCGACCTCTCAATCAGCAGTACCGACATCGGGTAGCTCAAGCATTGCGACCAATAACAACAATGGCTCTGGATCATCTTCTCATCCATCTGGAGTACCGAGAGTAGCAGCTAATAGCCGATTTACCGCTCCAGTGCACATTGATGTAGGTGGTCAGATCTATACGTCTTCACTGGAGACTTTGACAAGGTACTCGGATTCCAAATTGGGGAAGCTTTTTAATGGTTCTATCCCCATTGTGCTGGATAGTCTCAAGCAGCATTACTTCATCGACAGAGATGGTCATCTGTTTAGACACATTCTGAATTTCATGCGGTCATCGCGTCTGTTGTTACCCGATTCCTTCGATGAATATGAAGCACTTTATGAGGAAGCTCGATATTATGAACTTGGCGATATGATGGATGTGATTGAGGGTATGAAAAATGTAAAAGCGACCAAACAGAAAGAGAAAGGAGTTACTGTGAAGACAGAATTAGGCGCAGGAGGAGATTGTATCATTGTACACACTACCCCTGACTGTGGTGAAAGAATAAGTCTCAGCGGCGATAAGAACCTCATACACGAGCTCTTCCCAGAGGTGGGCAGCGTAATCTGTAATTCATCAAACACAGGCTGGACACAAGAGTCTAATTATGTGATTCGATTTCCTTTGAATGGGTACTGTAAATTGAACACTGTACAAGTATTGCAGCGCCTCATGCAATGTGGCTTTGGTGTGATTGCGTCATGTGGTGGCGGTATCGAAGGTTCACAATTCAGTGAATACGTCATGAGCAGAAGTCCTGGATGCTGA